The Bacteroidota bacterium region CACCAGCTCCTCCACCAATTCGACGACTTTTTTTGCCTCGACCAAGTTGCTGTTGCGTTCCCAGACACCCTCGACTTTCACAAAGCTGATCGGCGGAATGCTGATTGCTTCATGCTTGGCAGGCGGAATGACATTCAAGCGGCTTTCGTAGAAGGCATGATTGGAGAAATTGATGAGCTCCTTTTCGGTCGAACGGTAATGCCAACTCAGCTTGCATTGCCGGAACTTGGTCCGGGCCAAGTCCAAGATGCTTTCAACTTCGAGCGCAATCGCATCCTCGACAAACGGATCTTCCTCCTCATCGACCTTGACATTGTACAGGTCAAATGGCGGCAACTGCTTGTCGTCACCCGCAATCACGCATTGGTTTCCGCGCAACATGACAGGCAGGGCGCGCTCGACATAACATTGGGAAGCCTCGTCAAAGATCACCAAATCAAAGTACCCCTTCACCATTGGAAAAATTGCCGAAACGGATTCGGGAGAGGCCATCCAACAGGGGATGAGCGTACTCAAACCATCGTCCCAGAACTGTTGCACCAATTTGCGCACTGGCCAGAGTTGCCGCTGCTTGCGCACCTGATGGCCGATTTCACGGTAAGTGACCGGGTTGTTGAGGCGGTTGTATTCGATGCGGTCGAGCATGGAATCCTTGAGCTTGCGCTGAATCAGGCCGGTGACGGTGCGCACGCGTTGCGAAACGAGTTGCCGATAATTTTCCTGCCGTTCGGGCATTTGACGGCTTGAGGGCTCGAGCAATTCAGGATGGTCGATCTCCGTCAATGCAAGCCAAGCTTGCAACATCCCTTGGTCTGCCATGCCCAACAAAACCTGTTTTTCTATCACGCCAATTTGGGGCTCCAGATGGTCCAATGCTGCTCGATGGTTGCCTGCCAAGTTGTCGAGCATTCCATCCAACTGACAGAGGTCGTCGTAGTCCCTGTCAAAACTTTGCTGGAGCTTTCCAACGTATTCCAGCGCCGATGCCGGGTCTGACAATCCAGCCGTAATTTGGGCAAGCTGCCGCGGATGCAAATACGTTTGATAAGTTAGTCCAAGGCCTTCGGCAGTGGTCAAAATGGTTTCCAAACGCCTGATATCCGACAATACCCCTTGCCAATGCGTTTCTTCAAATGTGCCAGCTTGCACTTTGGGTTTGAAGATGTCGCCCCCTTTGAAGGAGGCCCATTCGGCGACAAGATCAACATTTTTGAGTTTCTGTGCCTGCCAAACGCTTAAATCAGCCGGCAAGCCGGTCAAAGGTATGTCGGCAAAAAAAGAGAATCCGCGGAGTTGCTGCGCCAACTCCATGATCTTGGAGACCACCTCGATTTCTGCCTTGAGCAATTTCAGGTCGGCAGGGTCAATTTTGCGGTTGCGCCGTTTGAGCAACTGCCGCACATACCACCAAGCTTTGATCCATTTGAGCGAAAGGAGCCGGCTGAATTTTCCCTTTCCGCTTTCGTATTGCTCGAAGTTACGTTTCAGATCTTCATGGAGCTGCAAGGGCAAGCCGTCCAAGATTTGAAAGGCCGCTCGTTTTTCAAACAGCTTGCCCAGCTTTTCCAGATGTTCACGTAGCGCCTTGGGCTTGAGTCCATCCTTCGCGGCCGAAGCCAAGTCGGCCTTGGCTCCGGGCTGCTTGACCAAGGTCTCCAGAACAGCAAAGGGCCCAAGCAGCCCGGGGATTTCCCAGACTTGCAAAATGGTCCTGCCGGCAGGGCCCATGGCGAGCCAAAGGCGGTGCAATCCCTCAACTTCGGCGGGCAAGCCAGCCAATTTCCCCTGCAGGGCCGCTTTGGCGGCAAATCCCAACCTGCTCAACGAAACCCGAAACCGCCAAGGATGCGCTTCGTCAAAAAAGTCAGCATAGGCGAGAATGTTGGAAAGGCGTTCGCGGAAAACCTGCCAGGAATCTTGGTCAAAATGCACAGCAAGGGGCGCCATGTCGATCACATCCGCCTTGCGGTCGGTGCGCAAATAAAGCTCGTGTGCAGACAAACCAAAGCGGCCGCGCTGCGTGAGGGCTAAAAACAGCCGGTCAAATTGTGTTCCCAATTCGTCGATGCGGCGGCTGTCGCGCCTGAAGTCGCGGAGCCATATATCGAGCCCGAGGTCTTTGCGCTCCTCTTCAAATTTGTCGAGGTCATCAATCTGCTGCCGAATGCGGCCAAAGATTTTGTTGCGGTCGCCGCGATAGTCGTGCACGAGGGCTGCAAACCGACCCAGCCCCACTTCGCTCATCCGTTGGAAGACAACATCAAGCGCTGCGCGTTTTTGGGAACAAACCAACACTTTTTGGCCTCTTGCCAGCGCATCCGAAATGAGATTCAGGATCACTTGTGATTTTCCCGTACCCGGAGGTCCGTGCAACACGACCGACTCGCCGGCGCGCACATGCAGGAGGGCCTCCTCCTGACTTTGATCGACGGAAGCTACGAAGTAGCGGTCATCCTCTTTGGGCAGCGGCAACCCGTGCTTCGTAATGCTGTTTTCAAAATGCTTTTCCAACGAAAAAGCATCCGACTGGGCCTCGAGCACTTCGTAGTCTTGCAGCAGGGCGCTGTCGCTTTGCGGATAAATCCCCACCACAGCATGCGGCAAAAAACGAAGTTTGCCGATCGGCAGCTCATCCAGCAGCGGCTGATTCTTTTCAGGAAAGTGATCCAGCCTGAACTGAAACAACTCCGAATTGAAATGCACCGCGACATCATGGTCGGCCATTTGCTTGTAAAGGCCGTTTAAAAAGCCCTGTAAATCGGCATGACGTTCCGGCCGCTCCTCCCAAAATTCGCGTTTCAGCCTCACCTGCATGAACTTCTCGTAGGCGAGGAAAAAGGTCGTATTGAAACTCAGGTCCTCTTCCGGATGGGCTTGCAAAATCCAACGCGGCCCGCCTTGGAAATCGCGCACCAAACGCACGGGAAACAAAACCACTGGACAGCGCGCAATGCTTCCGTCCAGAAATTTCCCTTCGACAAATGGATAACCTAGAAAAAGGTCATAGGTCCCCGTTTCCTCGTAAAGCGTGGTGATTTCGTGCCAGATATTGTTCAGGCGGCGATCGGCGAGGTTGGTGGCTTCATCGCGGGCACTGAGGTTCTTGATCAAGGCAACACTCTGTCCAGCAATGATCTTCGCAAGAATGTCAGCTGCGGATTGTTGATTGAGCTGCGACAGGTCAGTGAGATCAATATCCTTGCGCGCCGACAAGCGGTTGAGCTTCAAGGAGCGGTTGGCCTGACTCAAATTGGTAAGGCGCAGTTTGTATTGATGCATCACAGAAAACATAGAGCAATACTACCAAACTTTTTTGAGGCATGGGATGCGCCTAGCGCGGCAAATCTTGTTTCGGAAGATGCAACAAGTACCTTGGCTTCAAGACGCTGGGTCTTGTGGCGGGATTCAGGAACATCAAACTCATTCTGGTTGGCGGATTGTGGGCGTAGGTTTCGAGAAATTCGAATTGAATGCCGCGCTCACGAATCTGGCGCAAGCCATCGTCATTGGTGTACACGATGGCATCCGTTTTCTTCAGCAAGGGCTTGAAATAGACAGGCCCCGGAATGGGAAGCACATTGTCGGCAGCGTAAAAATCCAAGGCTCTTCCACTGATGATGAAGCCAAAAACCCGTGGTCGCGGCTCGAGCGAACTGACATATTTCCCCGCCTGTGCAGTCGATTGATACGACATCACCGCTGGATAAAGGGTCAGGTTGAGCAGTAAATTGCAGAGGCCGAATCCTACCGCCGTCGGCCATAGAAAACGGGCCCACTCATTCTTGGTGCGGAACATATCGATGGAAACGACAGCTGCGAGCAACATAAAACCGATTTTGGGCAGCAGTGGTTGTTCAGGGAATGCCACGAAGGCAAGCAACAACACCAAGATGACGGCCAAAAACCAGAACACGCGGTGAAAGACCTGAAAAAACTTTTTCCAAGGTTGGAGTACCAAGTTTTTGTGCATCTCCATTGCAAAAGCGGCCGTGAGAATCGCTGCGAATGGGTAAGTGACAAAAATATAGTGGGGCAACTTGAACTTGGAAAAACACAAAGCGGTGAACACCAATAAAAATCCACCTATTGCGATCCCTTCCGCGCGTGACGGCAACAAAAATCCCGCACGGAACAAGCGTATCCCCTCCTGAACCAAACCGCGCAGAAAAATCGCGGTCCAGGGCAAAAAAGACCAGGCAAAACTGTGCACGAAGAAAAATGCGGTTGCGTTGTTGCTCCATTCACTTTCTCCCGTTACACGTCCGAAGCTCTGTGTCCATAAGAAGAAGGTAATGCCATGTTCACCATACTGCTGGTATTGACCAATCAAAAACGGCGTGGTGATCAAAAGGGCCACGGGTATCACCAGCAGCCATTGCCACCGAAACAGCGCCGCCCAATCGCGGCGCAACAAAAGATCGGCCCCAATTGCAAATCCAGGCGCAATCAATGCCAAAGGTCCTTTTGCCAACATTCCCAATCCAAGAAACGCTGCGCCCAACAACAGGTGCCAAAATAATCCGCCACGTGACCAAGACACGAGCAACCACAATCCCATCACCATCGGACCGATCAAGTACATATCGGTCTTGACATCGTGGTTCATCAGAAAAAATGCTTGTGTACTCGCCAGGATCAACCCCGCCAATCTGCCGGTGGCTCGATTGTAAAGCAATCCGCCCAAGCGCTCTGTTCCATAGATTGCCATCATGGAAAACAACACCGATGGAAGTTTATAGGCCCAATTGGAAACGCCAAACAATTTGAACGACAGCGCCGACATCCAAAACACCATCGGAGGTTTGTCCAGATAACCGTGGGCATGATCATAAAGGTGCAGATAATCGCCGCTCCGCATCATGTCGCGGCCCATCGCCGCATACTGCGCCGCATCAATCTCCATCACATCGATCCACATTCCTGCAACGTATGCGGCAAAAATGACGGCATAAGGAAGGTACCTACGGATGTCGGATGGAACGTCCATTTCGAGGAGATTGTAATCGAATGCGAATTTAACCTCTCGTGCAACTGTTTACAAGCTTGCGATTGGGGCAATATCAACACCAAAGCAATTGCTATCGCCCGCAAACCCCAGAAAACGGCAGGCTTCCTTACACGTATTCGGTTATACGAACCCGTATTTGCTTTCAATTTCGAACAAATCCGAGCGAAATAATCAATATCCATTATCAATGAGCCAAAATATCTAACACATCAGCAACCCAGACATCTTGTCGTCGTACAAATTGTCAGAAAGCGCTCGCGGAGAGGTTGCCACGAGGTCTTCGAAAGAAATTCAACGATTGCAGAAAATGGGAGTGTTGTGCCATACATGTCAAGGTTCGGGAAGGTCCTCAGGAATGGGTCCTGCAGCGATGCGCCTTGGCAGTATGGCTTGTAACTTCTGCGAGGGACGCGGTTACAGACACGACAATCGGCGAACTGCCGAGGCGGCTACGGTCGAAGTTGGCAAGGTGCTGGCTTATGACCCGATGATTGGGACGGCCTATGTTTTCGTGGAGGAAACCTTGCATCGTGGCGACAACTTGATCGCGATTTGCCATGGCTTGGCAGTCGAATTCGAGCTCCGCACAATGGTAGTAGCTGGCATGAACATGCCGATGGCGCTACGTGGTTGGGAAGTGGCCATGCTTGTGCCGCAGCACTTGCAAGCCGGAACATGGATCATGCGTTTGGAAATTTGAGATTTAAATAGATTGAGATTGAGGAGGGCGTTTGCGAAGAGGCCGTTCACTGCGAAGTGGACGGCTTCGTTTTTTGTGCAGAATGCGGTGAGGAGGGAAACGCAGTGTGAGTTTGAGGGCGAGTGAGGAGGGCAAGTTTGAGAGTGAGCGAGGAGGGAAACGCAGTGTGAGTTTGAGAGTGAGTCAGGAGGGAAACGCCTTCGGCGTTTTGTCGGGGTAGCAGGATTCGAACCTGCGGCCTCGTCGTCCCGAACGACGCGCGCTACCGGGCTGCGCTATACCCCGTGAAACGGGGCAAATTTAGAGGATCTCTTTTTTATTTTGCAAGCCCATTTCGGCTCTGAATGCCCTTAAAAGCTCATTTTTCCCAACGCACATGGTTACGGCGTTTCTGCCATCTTGACCATGAGTGCTTCCAAAAAATCCTTGGCTTGGGCGTTGGTGCAGGTATAATTGTTAGCCATCATGGCAAAACAGAGGCGCTTGCCCGACTGCGTCTCCACGTAGCCCGCGTAGGTGCGCACACGGGAGATGTATCCGCTTTTGGCCCAAACATTGCCTTCCGCGGCGGTACCCTTGCACATGTTTTTCAGCGTCCCCGGGCAAGTCGCCAATCCCGCTACCGGCAACGAATTGAAAAAATCCTGGAACCACGGCTGCGAGACATTGTTGCGCAAGATGCTTGCCAGCTGATTGGGCGTCACCCCGTTGTAGCGACTCAATCCGCTGCCGTCCATCATGTGCAGACCCTCGACAGGGATGCCCTTGCTTTTCCAGAATTCGGCGATGGCTTTGGTTCCGCTTTCATTGGAACCGTCTTTGAGCTGCGTATAGCCGATCATCTTTACCAGGTGCTCGGCATACAGGTTGATGCTCTTTTTGTTCAGCCAATAGACGATGTCCTTGAGGGGCGGCGATTGATGGGTATAGAGTGTGATGCGTTCGGTCGGAAGAGGTTTAGCTTCCATGGCCATCAGGCGCGAGGTTGTGGCTTTGCCGGTGACACCGATCGAATCGGCCAAGAGTGCGTTGCGCAGGCATTGGACGGTGAACAGGGCCGGATCGGGAATCGAACCTTTGATCACAAAGGTGTCGCCCATCGGAACAGTGCCGCGCAAGGTGCGCAGGAAGGTGTATTGCGCGCCGTAGACAAACCCGTTGTCGCCGGAACTTGCACTACCTGTGCGCATTTCATTCACAAATTTGATGTCTGGCATCGGCGGATTCGTCCCGATGAATTCGGCTTTTGACCCGACAGACTTGCCCGGCAGAAATTTGACTTCGTAGCTGTTTTCATTGAAACTGAGTCCGCAGGCACCTGCCCCGTAGTAATTGCCGATGTCACTCCAGACCCAAGTGCTCGGCGTCAAGGCATCCTCAAAAATCGTTGCATCGCCGATGATGTCCCCTTCGATACGGGTCACGCCTTTTTCGCGGAGCTTCTTCACCCAGATCGTCAAGAGGCTTTGCATGTCGGTCCCCCATTGATACCGGTCCGAACCCAAGCTCGGGTCACCACCACCTTTGATGATGACGTTGCCTTTCAGCACGCCCCCTTCAATCGTGCCGCTATGCTCCAAAACGGTCTTGAATTTGTAATCCGGACCCAGAATGTTCAGTGCTGCAGCTGAAGTCACCGTCTTCATCGTGGAAGCCGGCAGCAAGCTTTCATCCGCCCTTTCCTTCTCCAGGAGTTTCCCCGATTCGACATCGTACAATGCAAATCCGAATTGACCATTTTTCATGCCCGGCAAAGCCTTGATGCGGTCGAGCTCTGCGCGCACGTGCTTGGTTTGGATGCTCGGCTCAGCGGTCTGCGCCGCCAACGGCAACGCAATTGTCGCGATCACCACGCCCATGAGCCAGGAATACATTCGGAAAAGCAAGGCAAACTTCATTGGCGCAAAGTTACAGGCGATCACCCTGAAGGTATCCACAAGAAAAACATCGGTCGGCGCATTCGTCCAACGCAATGACCACCTTTGAACCAATACGGGCTAAAACGACCTATTGTTTGGCAATTCGTCTCACCGAATGGCCGCCACCCTTGTGGCGCATGTGCAACAGGTAGATACCAGGGTCATATTCCTGCAAATTGATCTGTTGTGTGTTCAGGCCAAGATTCACTGGCACATCCATCAACTTGCGGCCCTGAATGTCCCATACCTCAATGGAAACCACACGACAAGGCTCGGGATTTTCATCGATCAGTTGTAGTTCACCATCATTGGGATTGGGGAAAAATAAAAATGCCCCACAGAAGTCTGTTGTTGGTTCGCCGTGGCTTCCCAAAACCGTATCACGCACGATGAATGCCGACATCATGCCGCCGTCCTCATGAAAAAGGTTG contains the following coding sequences:
- a CDS encoding DUF4011 domain-containing protein, with protein sequence MFSVMHQYKLRLTNLSQANRSLKLNRLSARKDIDLTDLSQLNQQSAADILAKIIAGQSVALIKNLSARDEATNLADRRLNNIWHEITTLYEETGTYDLFLGYPFVEGKFLDGSIARCPVVLFPVRLVRDFQGGPRWILQAHPEEDLSFNTTFFLAYEKFMQVRLKREFWEERPERHADLQGFLNGLYKQMADHDVAVHFNSELFQFRLDHFPEKNQPLLDELPIGKLRFLPHAVVGIYPQSDSALLQDYEVLEAQSDAFSLEKHFENSITKHGLPLPKEDDRYFVASVDQSQEEALLHVRAGESVVLHGPPGTGKSQVILNLISDALARGQKVLVCSQKRAALDVVFQRMSEVGLGRFAALVHDYRGDRNKIFGRIRQQIDDLDKFEEERKDLGLDIWLRDFRRDSRRIDELGTQFDRLFLALTQRGRFGLSAHELYLRTDRKADVIDMAPLAVHFDQDSWQVFRERLSNILAYADFFDEAHPWRFRVSLSRLGFAAKAALQGKLAGLPAEVEGLHRLWLAMGPAGRTILQVWEIPGLLGPFAVLETLVKQPGAKADLASAAKDGLKPKALREHLEKLGKLFEKRAAFQILDGLPLQLHEDLKRNFEQYESGKGKFSRLLSLKWIKAWWYVRQLLKRRNRKIDPADLKLLKAEIEVVSKIMELAQQLRGFSFFADIPLTGLPADLSVWQAQKLKNVDLVAEWASFKGGDIFKPKVQAGTFEETHWQGVLSDIRRLETILTTAEGLGLTYQTYLHPRQLAQITAGLSDPASALEYVGKLQQSFDRDYDDLCQLDGMLDNLAGNHRAALDHLEPQIGVIEKQVLLGMADQGMLQAWLALTEIDHPELLEPSSRQMPERQENYRQLVSQRVRTVTGLIQRKLKDSMLDRIEYNRLNNPVTYREIGHQVRKQRQLWPVRKLVQQFWDDGLSTLIPCWMASPESVSAIFPMVKGYFDLVIFDEASQCYVERALPVMLRGNQCVIAGDDKQLPPFDLYNVKVDEEEDPFVEDAIALEVESILDLARTKFRQCKLSWHYRSTEKELINFSNHAFYESRLNVIPPAKHEAISIPPISFVKVEGVWERNSNLVEAKKVVELVEELVNRPDNPTIGVVTFNYHQKELVRTLLEERLEQMRQAQDQAGLSRLFQAMEREEGEERQGIFVKNIENVQGDERDVMIFSVGYARNPAGKMVANFGLLNQKGGGNRLNVAITRAKKKKIIVCSIEPEELNVEGAKHEGPKLLKRYLQYARALSRGDADSVTTILGQLRQVPATVGVAGLGLSAENEAYVGKLKRQLEAKGLVVDQIQSDGNFSLDLVVRGKDGESLLGIECEGSNYFLGRSAKEREVYRPALLERRGWLLYRVWARNYFLDPEAEVGRILGVVQQAIVEKHAGS
- a CDS encoding glycosyltransferase family 39 protein: MDVPSDIRRYLPYAVIFAAYVAGMWIDVMEIDAAQYAAMGRDMMRSGDYLHLYDHAHGYLDKPPMVFWMSALSFKLFGVSNWAYKLPSVLFSMMAIYGTERLGGLLYNRATGRLAGLILASTQAFFLMNHDVKTDMYLIGPMVMGLWLLVSWSRGGLFWHLLLGAAFLGLGMLAKGPLALIAPGFAIGADLLLRRDWAALFRWQWLLVIPVALLITTPFLIGQYQQYGEHGITFFLWTQSFGRVTGESEWSNNATAFFFVHSFAWSFLPWTAIFLRGLVQEGIRLFRAGFLLPSRAEGIAIGGFLLVFTALCFSKFKLPHYIFVTYPFAAILTAAFAMEMHKNLVLQPWKKFFQVFHRVFWFLAVILVLLLAFVAFPEQPLLPKIGFMLLAAVVSIDMFRTKNEWARFLWPTAVGFGLCNLLLNLTLYPAVMSYQSTAQAGKYVSSLEPRPRVFGFIISGRALDFYAADNVLPIPGPVYFKPLLKKTDAIVYTNDDGLRQIRERGIQFEFLETYAHNPPTRMSLMFLNPATRPSVLKPRYLLHLPKQDLPR
- the dacB gene encoding D-alanyl-D-alanine carboxypeptidase/D-alanyl-D-alanine-endopeptidase; protein product: MRWTNAPTDVFLVDTFRVIACNFAPMKFALLFRMYSWLMGVVIATIALPLAAQTAEPSIQTKHVRAELDRIKALPGMKNGQFGFALYDVESGKLLEKERADESLLPASTMKTVTSAAALNILGPDYKFKTVLEHSGTIEGGVLKGNVIIKGGGDPSLGSDRYQWGTDMQSLLTIWVKKLREKGVTRIEGDIIGDATIFEDALTPSTWVWSDIGNYYGAGACGLSFNENSYEVKFLPGKSVGSKAEFIGTNPPMPDIKFVNEMRTGSASSGDNGFVYGAQYTFLRTLRGTVPMGDTFVIKGSIPDPALFTVQCLRNALLADSIGVTGKATTSRLMAMEAKPLPTERITLYTHQSPPLKDIVYWLNKKSINLYAEHLVKMIGYTQLKDGSNESGTKAIAEFWKSKGIPVEGLHMMDGSGLSRYNGVTPNQLASILRNNVSQPWFQDFFNSLPVAGLATCPGTLKNMCKGTAAEGNVWAKSGYISRVRTYAGYVETQSGKRLCFAMMANNYTCTNAQAKDFLEALMVKMAETP